The Lacipirellula parvula genome window below encodes:
- a CDS encoding ELWxxDGT repeat protein, which yields MGRAMNGFGNSSSSPSCRQANGNRRLRVEQLEQRQLLSISPSMVVDANDAPNYLSLSKHELTAVGDDVFYVGRPDLQTTGLWRVNDSTGETVLVKDFPPVGQLPELPRYLAGVGGKLFFWTNSGEVYRLWTSDGTEEGTQPLRTFNLSISYGGLGIFANWEEMNGDYYFSADGGEDGFELWKSDGTLSGTVQVADVNAGVADSSPTTFANVNGLLYFGATSGTAASELWRSDGTEAGTLRVAILPGNYSYLGEPTAVGDRLFFRYYDGTNEQELWTSDGTAAGTKIARDLFTPSTGSGRVEQLTNLNGVLYFRANSGANQGMWRSDGTESGTQRINLPGLGNHPTQLANANGTLYFVSGGTVRTYDPVTNSSTLLAESLNAPSFLASAGDVLYFRANDYYPATGYHPVIYKTDGTPQGTAKIKEFPKSELYLQPSAVAAVGESLYFTALDPTSGEQQLWRTEPGVGANVEILGSHDARTLGGEPVGFTVVGDWMYYISRSSTHWTSLWRTDGVNAELIKNLRPAASGDYRRRETELINVAGTLYFTATDGEHGYELWKSDGTTAGTLMVKDILVSDQSLKAAYPQMLTNVEGALYFTASDTTWNSPVLWKSDGTAAGTAPLAGHVSYPKRLVSFKGELYYTAGSGTVIGKTDGTAAGTVQVSPAGTFFQFDPSSRLIVSGDALYFLANDGVSGTELWKSDGTTAGTHLIRQSAPGIGAMPIDSLFGAYGKLYFAESGWLWSTDGTAGGTTKILSLDAASGFDGKFAAHDDYVYFTSEEYSPPTRTPIVWKTDGTAAGTAVVARLAATPVNEYSERRFTAVDDRLYLVSIWSDQLKAAWEIGETSATSLGALPLQLKVDYFWPAIAFNSDIYFSGNDGVHGAELWRLFGPKKLAGDYNDDGRVDGADFLAWQRGYGSAATPAGSGADGDDDGTVGAGDLKVWKGNYGANTAVTSAAMATSDAPAIAAAALVASEEFEEGAFDGDALPTTVRDRIFAAGDFSLLYTTDSEQDFVRERWRRRR from the coding sequence ATGGGGCGCGCCATGAATGGATTCGGCAACAGCAGCAGTTCGCCTAGTTGCAGGCAAGCGAACGGCAACCGCCGCTTGCGCGTTGAGCAGTTGGAACAACGCCAATTGCTCAGCATCTCGCCCTCGATGGTCGTCGATGCGAACGACGCGCCCAATTACCTGAGCCTGTCGAAGCATGAGCTCACGGCAGTCGGCGACGACGTCTTCTATGTCGGCCGACCAGACCTCCAAACGACGGGGCTATGGCGCGTTAACGACTCCACGGGCGAGACTGTGCTCGTAAAAGACTTCCCGCCCGTTGGCCAATTGCCCGAATTACCCCGATATCTCGCCGGCGTAGGGGGAAAGCTGTTCTTCTGGACGAACAGCGGCGAAGTATATCGCTTGTGGACAAGCGACGGCACGGAGGAGGGTACCCAGCCGTTGCGTACTTTCAACCTCTCGATTTCCTATGGCGGATTGGGAATCTTCGCCAATTGGGAGGAAATGAACGGCGACTACTATTTTTCCGCAGACGGCGGCGAAGACGGCTTCGAACTCTGGAAGTCGGACGGCACGCTGAGCGGCACGGTCCAGGTCGCCGACGTCAACGCTGGCGTGGCTGATTCATCGCCGACGACGTTTGCGAACGTCAACGGACTGCTTTACTTCGGAGCCACCAGCGGGACCGCGGCGAGCGAACTGTGGCGTAGCGATGGAACCGAGGCAGGAACGCTGCGAGTGGCGATCCTCCCTGGAAATTACAGCTACCTGGGAGAGCCTACGGCAGTCGGCGATCGCCTGTTTTTCCGCTACTACGACGGCACGAACGAGCAGGAACTGTGGACCAGCGACGGAACGGCGGCCGGGACGAAGATCGCCCGAGACCTATTCACTCCGTCGACAGGCTCGGGACGCGTCGAGCAGTTAACCAACCTCAACGGGGTTCTCTATTTCAGAGCGAACTCCGGCGCCAACCAGGGCATGTGGCGGAGCGACGGGACCGAGTCGGGCACGCAGCGCATCAATCTGCCGGGCCTAGGCAATCATCCCACGCAACTCGCCAACGCTAACGGGACGCTGTACTTCGTGAGTGGCGGGACGGTTCGAACCTACGACCCTGTTACTAACAGCTCGACGCTGCTGGCGGAGTCGCTCAACGCGCCGTCGTTTCTCGCGTCGGCCGGCGACGTCCTCTACTTCCGAGCCAACGATTACTATCCGGCCACGGGTTACCATCCCGTCATTTACAAGACCGATGGAACGCCGCAAGGGACGGCCAAAATCAAAGAGTTCCCCAAGTCGGAATTGTACCTTCAGCCGTCGGCCGTTGCTGCCGTCGGCGAGTCGCTGTACTTCACCGCGCTTGATCCGACGAGCGGCGAACAGCAACTTTGGAGGACGGAGCCTGGAGTCGGCGCGAACGTCGAGATCCTCGGCAGCCACGATGCGCGAACCCTCGGCGGCGAGCCCGTTGGTTTCACGGTTGTCGGCGACTGGATGTACTACATCAGCCGCAGTTCAACGCACTGGACGAGCCTGTGGAGAACCGACGGCGTCAACGCCGAGCTAATCAAAAATCTCCGTCCAGCCGCCTCCGGCGACTATCGCCGCCGTGAGACCGAATTGATCAATGTCGCCGGCACGCTCTACTTCACCGCCACCGACGGCGAGCATGGCTATGAGTTGTGGAAGAGCGACGGCACGACGGCGGGCACGCTGATGGTCAAAGACATTCTCGTCTCCGACCAATCGCTGAAAGCTGCTTACCCGCAAATGCTCACCAACGTCGAAGGCGCCCTCTACTTCACGGCTTCCGACACGACTTGGAACTCTCCCGTACTGTGGAAGAGCGACGGAACCGCCGCGGGGACGGCGCCGCTGGCGGGGCACGTTTCGTATCCGAAGCGCCTCGTCAGCTTCAAGGGAGAGCTCTACTACACCGCTGGCTCAGGCACGGTGATAGGCAAGACCGACGGGACTGCGGCGGGAACTGTTCAAGTCAGCCCGGCGGGAACCTTCTTTCAGTTTGACCCTTCGTCTCGTTTGATTGTTTCAGGCGACGCGCTCTATTTCCTTGCCAACGACGGCGTCTCCGGGACGGAGCTCTGGAAATCGGACGGCACGACGGCCGGAACGCATTTGATCAGACAGTCGGCGCCAGGAATCGGGGCCATGCCGATCGATTCGCTGTTCGGCGCCTACGGCAAGCTCTACTTCGCGGAGAGCGGATGGCTGTGGTCCACCGATGGCACGGCCGGCGGTACGACCAAAATTCTCTCGCTCGATGCAGCTTCAGGTTTCGATGGGAAGTTCGCCGCGCATGACGACTACGTTTACTTCACGTCTGAGGAATACTCCCCTCCGACAAGAACGCCGATCGTGTGGAAAACCGACGGCACGGCCGCTGGCACGGCGGTCGTCGCTCGTCTAGCCGCCACGCCTGTCAACGAGTATTCGGAACGGCGATTTACCGCCGTCGACGACCGACTTTATCTGGTCAGCATCTGGTCAGACCAGCTGAAGGCGGCGTGGGAAATCGGCGAGACGTCGGCGACTTCGCTCGGCGCTCTACCCTTGCAATTGAAGGTGGATTACTTCTGGCCGGCAATCGCCTTCAATTCTGACATTTATTTCAGCGGAAACGACGGCGTTCATGGTGCAGAGCTCTGGAGGCTATTCGGCCCGAAGAAGCTAGCGGGCGACTACAACGACGACGGCCGCGTCGACGGGGCCGACTTCTTAGCGTGGCAACGCGGATACGGTTCCGCAGCGACGCCCGCGGGCAGCGGCGCCGACGGGGATGACGACGGGACGGTTGGCGCCGGCGATCTCAAGGTGTGGAAGGGGAATTACGGCGCAAACACAGCCGTAACATCCGCAGCAATGGCGACGTCCGACGCGCCGGCGATCGCTGCCGCGGCGCTCGTGGCGAGCGAAGAGTTTGAGGAAGGCGCGTTTGATGGCGACGCCCTCCCAACGACGGTGCGCGACCGCATCTTCGCTGCCGGCGACTTCTCGCTCCTTTACACGACTGACAGCGAGCAAGATTTCGTCCGCGAGCGCTGGCGGCGACGGCGATAG
- a CDS encoding beta-ketoacyl-[acyl-carrier-protein] synthase family protein, with the protein MSAADRRVVITGLGIVSPLGSDLTEFWSALIGGRSGIETLVNLPALDGKVAFGGECRQFAGEIDNFGELEKDLKKSIRKALKMMCRESMMAVAASQHAIVDGGFGATPMEAERSGVVFGSDYMLSPPEDFISAMKKAGIGAGGFEYGKWGTDGLRDMNPLWMLSYLPNMPASHVAIFNDLQGPNNSLTMREASGLMAIREAAQTIARGHADRMIAGATGTRIHSFKTVHATQSEQLANPELPAHEACRPFDLNRSGMVVGEGAGAILLEEYESAKARGAKIYGELLSTGSSAVADANLKGAREVALANAAKAALAASGIDPAQLGHVSAHAMGTRAGDVEEAVALREALGDRVKEVPVVAAKSFFGNLGAGGGVVETVASLLALREGTLFPTLNFSTPDPECPVRASGAADLSAGQSFLKLSVTPQGQAAALVVAKV; encoded by the coding sequence ATGTCTGCTGCTGATCGTCGTGTTGTCATCACTGGCTTGGGGATCGTTTCGCCGCTGGGGAGCGACCTGACAGAATTCTGGTCGGCGCTCATCGGCGGCCGTAGCGGGATCGAGACGCTGGTGAACCTCCCTGCCCTCGACGGCAAGGTCGCGTTCGGCGGCGAGTGCCGGCAGTTTGCGGGCGAGATCGACAACTTCGGCGAACTCGAAAAGGACCTGAAGAAGTCGATCCGCAAGGCGCTCAAAATGATGTGCCGCGAGTCGATGATGGCGGTCGCCGCGTCGCAGCACGCGATCGTCGACGGCGGCTTCGGCGCCACGCCCATGGAGGCTGAACGCTCGGGCGTCGTCTTCGGCAGCGACTACATGCTCAGCCCGCCCGAGGATTTCATCAGCGCGATGAAGAAGGCGGGGATCGGCGCCGGCGGGTTCGAGTACGGCAAATGGGGGACCGACGGCCTCCGCGACATGAATCCGCTGTGGATGCTCAGCTACCTGCCCAACATGCCGGCCAGCCATGTGGCGATCTTCAACGACCTGCAGGGGCCGAACAATTCGCTCACGATGCGCGAGGCGTCGGGGCTGATGGCGATCCGCGAGGCGGCGCAAACGATCGCCCGCGGCCATGCCGACCGGATGATCGCCGGCGCCACGGGAACGCGCATCCATTCGTTCAAGACGGTGCATGCGACGCAGTCGGAGCAGCTCGCGAACCCCGAGTTGCCGGCCCACGAAGCTTGCCGGCCGTTCGATCTCAACCGCAGCGGCATGGTCGTCGGCGAAGGCGCCGGCGCCATCTTGCTCGAAGAATACGAGTCGGCAAAAGCTCGCGGGGCCAAGATCTACGGCGAGTTGCTCAGCACCGGCAGTAGCGCGGTGGCCGACGCGAACCTGAAAGGGGCTCGCGAAGTCGCGCTGGCGAACGCCGCGAAGGCCGCCCTCGCCGCATCGGGAATCGATCCGGCACAGCTCGGCCACGTCTCGGCCCACGCGATGGGCACCCGTGCTGGCGACGTCGAAGAAGCGGTCGCCCTCCGCGAGGCGCTCGGCGACCGCGTGAAGGAAGTGCCGGTGGTCGCCGCGAAGAGCTTCTTCGGCAACCTCGGCGCCGGCGGCGGCGTCGTCGAAACGGTCGCCAGCCTGCTGGCCCTCCGCGAAGGGACGCTGTTCCCGACGCTCAATTTTTCGACGCCCGATCCAGAGTGTCCGGTGCGCGCCTCCGGCGCCGCGGATCTCTCGGCTGGCCAGAGCTTTTTGAAACTGAGCGTCACCCCGCAGGGCCAAGCGGCCGCGTTGGTAGTCGCCAAGGTGTAG
- the nusA gene encoding transcription termination factor NusA produces MNPNEILRIVDAIHRDKNIGKEIVFEGIEAALVSALKKHYGEEADITVTIDRQSGNVSAVCDGEALPSEEVVGRIGAQTAKQVMIQKIREAERDALFDEYTEQIGDMVSGVIHRYEGAAATVALPNVEAILPRSEQIPGETHHVNERVRATVFEVRKSGSRVKVILSRTRPQLVQRLFEQEIPEIIDGVIEVRAMAREPGYRSKVAVSSSDARVDCVGACVGVRGNRIKNIVDELGGERIDIVRWDDNLEVLIPNALQPAEVEQVILCKMLGRAIVLVREDQLSLAIGRRGQNVRLASKLSGWDIEIMTQDELAESIDRAVTGFSQLDGMSIELAERLVEEGFLSYDDLSVIEPDALMAMGEMSEEEVDTIVSQAEDKAMEAEAAAQEARRKKREEDRIAAIEAEHVAADIAAGRLPTAPTAPVDGGESEALAEEVAEESEGSAP; encoded by the coding sequence ATGAATCCCAACGAAATCCTCCGCATCGTCGATGCGATCCATCGCGACAAGAACATCGGCAAAGAGATCGTGTTCGAGGGGATCGAGGCTGCGCTCGTCTCAGCGCTGAAGAAACACTACGGCGAAGAGGCCGACATCACCGTCACGATCGATCGCCAGTCGGGCAACGTCTCGGCCGTCTGCGACGGCGAAGCGCTCCCCTCCGAGGAAGTCGTCGGCCGTATTGGCGCCCAGACCGCTAAGCAGGTGATGATTCAGAAGATTCGCGAAGCGGAGCGCGACGCTCTGTTCGACGAATACACCGAACAAATCGGCGACATGGTCAGCGGCGTCATCCACCGCTACGAAGGCGCCGCCGCGACGGTCGCCTTGCCGAACGTCGAAGCCATCCTGCCGCGCAGCGAGCAGATCCCCGGCGAAACGCATCATGTGAACGAACGCGTCCGCGCGACGGTGTTCGAAGTTCGCAAGAGCGGCAGCCGCGTGAAGGTAATCCTCAGCCGCACCCGCCCGCAGTTGGTGCAGCGGCTGTTCGAGCAAGAAATCCCGGAAATCATCGACGGCGTCATCGAAGTTCGCGCCATGGCTCGCGAGCCCGGCTACCGCTCGAAGGTGGCCGTCAGCTCGAGCGACGCCCGCGTCGATTGCGTCGGCGCCTGCGTCGGCGTTCGCGGCAACCGCATCAAGAACATCGTCGACGAGCTCGGCGGCGAGCGGATCGACATCGTCCGCTGGGACGACAACCTGGAAGTCCTCATTCCGAACGCCCTACAGCCGGCCGAAGTCGAGCAGGTGATTCTCTGCAAGATGCTCGGTCGTGCGATCGTGCTGGTCCGCGAGGATCAGCTGTCGCTGGCGATTGGCCGTCGCGGGCAGAACGTTCGCCTAGCGAGCAAGCTGTCGGGCTGGGACATCGAAATCATGACCCAGGACGAACTGGCCGAATCGATCGACCGGGCCGTCACCGGGTTCAGCCAGCTCGACGGCATGAGCATCGAGTTGGCCGAGCGGCTCGTGGAAGAAGGCTTCCTGAGCTACGACGACTTGTCGGTCATCGAGCCGGACGCGCTCATGGCGATGGGCGAGATGAGCGAAGAAGAAGTCGACACGATTGTTTCCCAGGCGGAGGACAAGGCGATGGAAGCCGAAGCCGCCGCCCAGGAAGCGCGTCGCAAGAAGCGTGAAGAAGATCGGATCGCGGCCATTGAAGCGGAACATGTGGCCGCCGACATTGCCGCTGGTCGCTTGCCGACGGCGCCGACCGCTCCGGTCGACGGCGGCGAGAGCGAAGCATTGGCGGAAGAAGTTGCTGAAGAAAGCGAAGGTTCGGCGCCATGA
- the infB gene encoding translation initiation factor IF-2, producing the protein MAVRIYSLAKELKVDSKELVDLCTQIGITGKGSALASLSEDEVVKIQDYFKGSSSKPAAAKGGSAGIAAPERPRERAAAGNRMPVIVTQKTSDPLASLRKLRDEEQAADPVFEEAAELAAPLAPAAEAPAAEEAAVVEPPVEPAPPVARSAPPEADVPRSPGPLAGVMRRDDYVGPGNMMGKPPVFEEPKSGNRGGNAGKPAGSPPPKARPAIKLAPMPAVEPPKPVRGKAGGEQVMKPDMKLPADAMRAGKSGSKPLAAHLRRHEDAVDAAKKAKAAEDEAAKAGKRGGRAKPMIDGKAGEGGGPLLGGREERQLARRRTGNRPGDDDRPVRGPRRNRPKRRAGVSSTAPRKERISIQLPCTVRELSAAAGVPGVDILRILMSEGAMATLNTQMDPDMTELIAAELGIVIDFKAPKSLEDEFLDEIRSMVDPEESLVQRPPVITFLGHVDHGKTSLIDKIIGINVAKGESGGITQHIRAYQVDRNGKRISFVDTPGHEAFTEMRARGANVTDIAVIVVAADDGVMPQTEEAISHARAADVPIVIALNKTDLPGIDFDKIYQQLATNDLLPSEWGGDVEVVRTSATTGAGIENLLDTLLTVAELHEYKANPSREALGTCLEALQMADRGVMAKFMVQNGTLHVGDVVVCGDSFGRVKSMDDTLNSRVRYDEALPSMPVNIWGLDIAPAAGEHFYVLDDIGLAREIAEARAKRVRSEFLSGVAPTHVTLENLFDRLDGAVEVSTLNIILRADTRGSIEAIRKELGKLDHPEVKLRILQATVGGVTEADIMLADASDAIVISFNVVPDERAKSAADQRGVQVRRYEVIYKIADDLKQSLEGMLKPEEREVDLGRALVQQVFKISRVGAIAGCRVLNGIIARDARVRIIRDSTIVGDYAIDTLKREKDDAKEVREGLECGIKLSGYNDIKEGDLLEAYRIEEIGRKFDS; encoded by the coding sequence TTGGCGGTTCGTATTTATTCACTCGCGAAAGAACTGAAGGTCGACAGCAAAGAGCTGGTCGATCTCTGCACGCAAATTGGCATCACCGGCAAAGGGTCGGCGCTAGCCAGCTTGTCTGAAGACGAAGTCGTCAAGATTCAAGACTATTTTAAGGGCTCGAGTTCGAAGCCCGCCGCCGCCAAGGGAGGATCCGCGGGCATCGCCGCTCCGGAACGCCCCCGCGAGCGAGCCGCCGCCGGCAACCGCATGCCGGTGATCGTCACTCAAAAGACGTCGGACCCGCTGGCCAGCCTGCGCAAGCTGCGCGACGAAGAACAGGCCGCTGATCCCGTCTTTGAGGAAGCAGCCGAACTCGCCGCCCCGCTGGCCCCCGCCGCCGAGGCGCCCGCGGCGGAAGAAGCCGCCGTCGTCGAACCACCGGTTGAACCGGCGCCGCCCGTCGCCCGTTCCGCCCCGCCCGAGGCGGACGTTCCGCGCTCGCCTGGCCCGCTCGCCGGCGTCATGCGTCGCGACGATTACGTCGGCCCTGGCAACATGATGGGCAAGCCGCCCGTCTTCGAAGAACCAAAGTCCGGCAACCGCGGCGGCAACGCCGGCAAGCCCGCCGGTTCGCCCCCGCCGAAGGCTCGTCCCGCCATCAAGCTCGCGCCGATGCCCGCCGTCGAACCTCCCAAGCCGGTCCGCGGCAAGGCAGGCGGCGAACAGGTGATGAAGCCCGACATGAAGCTGCCCGCCGACGCGATGCGCGCCGGCAAGAGCGGCAGCAAGCCGCTGGCGGCCCACCTGCGGCGCCATGAAGACGCCGTCGACGCCGCGAAGAAAGCCAAGGCTGCGGAAGACGAAGCCGCGAAGGCCGGCAAGCGCGGCGGTCGCGCCAAGCCGATGATCGACGGCAAGGCCGGCGAAGGCGGCGGTCCGCTGCTCGGCGGTCGCGAAGAGCGCCAACTCGCCCGTCGTCGCACTGGTAACCGCCCCGGCGATGATGACCGCCCGGTCCGCGGCCCGCGCCGGAATCGGCCGAAGCGCCGCGCCGGCGTTAGCTCGACCGCGCCGCGAAAAGAGCGTATTAGCATCCAGCTCCCCTGCACCGTTCGCGAGCTTTCCGCCGCAGCGGGCGTACCGGGCGTCGATATTCTGCGGATCTTGATGAGCGAGGGCGCCATGGCGACCCTCAACACTCAGATGGATCCCGACATGACGGAGCTCATTGCCGCGGAACTCGGCATCGTCATCGACTTCAAAGCTCCCAAGAGCCTCGAAGACGAGTTCCTCGACGAAATCCGCAGCATGGTCGATCCGGAGGAGTCGCTCGTCCAGCGGCCGCCGGTCATCACCTTCCTGGGGCACGTCGATCACGGCAAAACGTCGCTCATCGACAAGATCATCGGCATCAACGTCGCGAAGGGCGAAAGCGGCGGCATCACGCAGCACATTCGCGCCTACCAAGTCGATCGTAACGGAAAGCGGATTTCCTTCGTCGATACGCCGGGCCACGAGGCCTTCACCGAGATGCGGGCCCGCGGCGCCAACGTCACCGACATCGCGGTGATCGTCGTGGCCGCCGACGACGGCGTCATGCCGCAAACGGAAGAAGCGATCAGCCACGCCCGCGCTGCGGATGTGCCGATCGTGATCGCGCTTAACAAGACCGATCTCCCGGGCATCGACTTCGACAAGATCTATCAGCAGCTCGCCACCAACGACTTGCTTCCGAGCGAGTGGGGCGGCGACGTGGAAGTGGTGAGAACCAGCGCTACTACCGGCGCCGGCATCGAGAATTTGCTCGACACGCTGCTCACCGTCGCGGAACTTCACGAGTATAAGGCCAATCCTTCGCGCGAAGCCCTCGGCACCTGCTTGGAAGCCTTGCAGATGGCCGATCGCGGCGTCATGGCGAAGTTCATGGTCCAAAACGGCACGCTGCACGTGGGCGACGTCGTCGTCTGCGGCGATTCGTTCGGCCGCGTGAAGAGCATGGACGACACGCTCAACTCGCGCGTTCGCTACGACGAAGCGCTCCCGAGCATGCCCGTCAACATCTGGGGCCTCGACATCGCTCCTGCCGCCGGCGAGCACTTCTACGTGCTTGACGACATTGGTTTGGCTCGCGAAATCGCCGAGGCTCGCGCCAAGCGGGTCCGTTCGGAATTCCTCAGCGGCGTCGCTCCGACTCACGTCACGCTGGAAAACCTCTTCGACCGCCTCGATGGCGCCGTCGAGGTCTCGACGCTCAACATCATTCTGCGGGCCGATACCCGCGGTTCGATCGAAGCGATCCGCAAAGAGCTCGGCAAGCTTGACCACCCGGAAGTCAAGCTGCGGATCCTCCAAGCGACGGTCGGCGGCGTTACTGAAGCCGACATCATGCTGGCCGACGCCTCCGACGCGATCGTGATTTCCTTCAACGTCGTTCCCGACGAACGAGCGAAGTCGGCTGCGGATCAACGCGGCGTCCAGGTTCGTCGTTACGAGGTGATCTACAAGATCGCCGACGATCTGAAGCAATCGCTCGAAGGCATGCTCAAGCCGGAAGAGCGCGAAGTCGACCTCGGTCGAGCGCTCGTGCAGCAGGTGTTCAAGATCAGTCGCGTGGGCGCCATCGCTGGTTGCCGTGTTCTTAACGGCATCATCGCCCGTGACGCCCGCGTCCGCATCATTCGCGACAGCACGATCGTCGGCGACTACGCCATCGACACGCTGAAGCGTGAAAAGGACGACGCGAAGGAAGTCCGTGAAGGCCTGGAGTGCGGTATCAAGCTCTCCGGCTACAACGACATCAAAGAAGGCGATCTGCTCGAGGCCTACCGCATCGAGGAAATCGGACGCAAGTTCGACAGCTAA
- the rbfA gene encoding 30S ribosome-binding factor RbfA, with protein MSSRRVLKAAEAIREVVGMAILADLKDPRIEGVTVTKVEVSPDMRQAKVFVSIMGDDRAADLCMHGLQSSAGYLQQKIAKRIDTRYTPRVIFELDMGVKKSIAIARLLDDVLPEESAQSEADESAEDSPE; from the coding sequence ATGAGTTCACGACGCGTACTGAAAGCTGCCGAAGCGATTCGGGAAGTCGTTGGGATGGCGATCCTGGCCGACTTGAAAGACCCGCGCATCGAGGGCGTGACCGTCACGAAAGTGGAAGTCTCGCCCGACATGCGGCAGGCGAAGGTTTTCGTTTCCATCATGGGCGACGACCGCGCCGCAGACCTGTGCATGCACGGTTTGCAAAGTTCCGCCGGCTACTTGCAGCAAAAGATCGCCAAGCGGATCGACACCCGCTACACCCCGCGCGTCATTTTCGAACTGGACATGGGGGTGAAAAAGTCGATCGCGATCGCTCGGCTGCTGGACGATGTCTTGCCGGAGGAATCGGCACAATCGGAAGCCGATGAATCCGCTGAGGATTCGCCGGAGTAA
- a CDS encoding YebC/PmpR family DNA-binding transcriptional regulator, whose protein sequence is MAGHSHWANIAHKKSAIDNKRGKLWSKLSKALIVAAKEGGGDPTTNLKLRYAINDAKAGNMPKDTIERSIKKGTGELEGGNLEQVLYEGYGPAGVAVLCEILTDNRNRTAPEVRKIFEVAGGKLGATGCVAWMFDRKLLVRVAKEKIGEEALMEVAIEAGADDVRTEGELYEIIAEPESYATVCSALEAAGIQTDGSEITRIPKDTVDISGDDARRVLKMMTALDDHDDVQTVSANFNIPDEALAELEL, encoded by the coding sequence ATGGCCGGCCATTCACACTGGGCGAACATCGCCCACAAAAAGTCCGCGATCGACAACAAGCGCGGCAAGCTCTGGAGCAAGCTCTCCAAGGCGCTCATCGTGGCGGCCAAAGAAGGGGGCGGCGACCCCACGACCAACCTGAAGCTCCGCTACGCGATCAACGATGCCAAAGCGGGAAACATGCCGAAGGACACGATCGAGCGATCGATCAAAAAGGGGACTGGCGAACTCGAAGGCGGCAACCTCGAGCAGGTGCTGTACGAAGGTTACGGCCCGGCTGGCGTCGCCGTGCTGTGCGAAATCCTCACCGACAATCGCAATCGCACGGCGCCCGAAGTTCGCAAGATCTTCGAAGTCGCCGGCGGCAAGCTCGGCGCCACCGGCTGCGTCGCATGGATGTTCGACCGCAAGTTGCTCGTCCGCGTCGCCAAAGAAAAGATCGGCGAAGAGGCCCTGATGGAAGTCGCCATCGAAGCGGGCGCCGACGACGTCCGCACTGAGGGCGAACTCTACGAGATCATCGCCGAGCCGGAATCTTACGCCACCGTCTGCTCAGCCCTCGAAGCGGCCGGCATTCAAACGGATGGGAGCGAGATCACTCGCATCCCCAAAGACACCGTCGACATCTCGGGCGACGACGCCCGCCGCGTGCTGAAGATGATGACGGCGCTCGACGATCACGACGACGTGCAAACCGTCTCGGCGAATTTCAATATTCCCGACGAGGCGCTGGCCGAGTTGGAACTGTAA